A genome region from Oncorhynchus gorbuscha isolate QuinsamMale2020 ecotype Even-year linkage group LG26, OgorEven_v1.0, whole genome shotgun sequence includes the following:
- the LOC124015113 gene encoding LOW QUALITY PROTEIN: ankyrin repeat and fibronectin type-III domain-containing protein 1-like (The sequence of the model RefSeq protein was modified relative to this genomic sequence to represent the inferred CDS: inserted 1 base in 1 codon), whose protein sequence is MSVSVRNPPQRRRSLGPVSPKRIYRNLSVRLRGGESSFSGETDMPKHPCKAPHTYQNLWEAVEKEDTLAVQSLLCRDRVCGGGGGRDKEKKEKDWEREREKGVNRVSEQGLVPLDVAALTQNSPLLHVLTKAGARHNPVLCLPAEWLCKLDALVMLADRQVEDRREELLGGAGAGPHVQANIQRQLHLWTLRQQLYCRMRESFHHTDLPGPPSSVSLFVTSASSLFVSIREPNGIATGLITRYRVEWSTSTNFKSILGSAQVIDTKTPVHSITGLKTGMHYFVRVTAYNVKGWGPAQSSSPVSAAPSSWRECMGVKTPSRNKEALVRRLLEQTREPHYKGYCIESSKPQSPSKRLSMSRSLKLLFQSATKFVRLLQRGVYLATVFYRKENILVTADDQLPLVEIQCCSTSISQDFLWFAKLSCAWQQVPWLQQALSSALSSSSSLLQNRHNILQAVAQLQSSLGTVDLGQVYYEPLKDRQGNVLLVTVKDCAAHTKPPDLPLHWVPLAWLEKNRSRTLYSXEPTAMDTLTEQLKEKLSFHRHSVQWAKPGLYVGILKLCSTVEQIRVLVPQRLPNLLCHARMRHNPHVSRDEWAWLQSHNMLTANEDTEGEDETSMDISGLGEFVRSLRAAVTLLLTKLNIPLYRAYQYGVYTRELLQFGDKMSMLLLLPPSEDFSSSYWPLVGTKETGLTMPLQIFELVHFWTYEQDFLSQYCQVWVRLELDAHLSQQALREALDTKEVQEARDRLGHITQLSQGLEVVWREARWIMDVLQCVRSKQWVGAVPLGLVMGGDPPACPDDEEDDRPTTRVWPQRILSQNKISESITCTVTDVGVSSGISEPICIPGVHEKAVGLIEGASKGGYPVDLSAQQPVVAFNSLDQSGVGFDSVAQSEVVYHNIMAQSEVADHDIVNLPAAYSGELEYPHSFVSDVIPPLPEVDIIFPTLSLIDEEREEDPVPGRMDMFDSLSLGVGESEAFCGLNSDLKSGPKGCSLSDVHHDTNSLTAGLSLGDRTCADTLFSGHLDGLATSASLPIVRTTPAQSWDLPTEDTMIHAGNRGGSMPARSQVEWE, encoded by the exons ATGTCTGTGTCGGTGAGAAACCCGCCACAGCGGCGGCGCTCTCTGGGTCCCGTTTCACCTAAACGCATCTACAGAAACCTGTCGGTCAGGCTGAGGGGCGGAGAGTCCTCTTtttctggagagacagacatgccGAAACATCCATGCAAGGCCCCTCACACA TATCAGAACCTGTGGGAGGCGGTGGAGAAGGAGGACACCCTGGCGGTGCAGAGCCTGCTATGCAGGGACAGAGTGTGtggcggaggaggaggacgggataaagagaagaaagagaaggactgggaaagagagagggagaaaggtgtAAACAGAGTGAGTGAGCAGGGCCTGGTACCTCTGGACGTGGCTGCTCTAACCCAGAACTCCCCTCTGCTGCACGTGTTGACCAAGGCAGGAGCCAGACACAACCCCGTCT tGTGTCTTCCAGCGGAGTGGTTGTGCAAGCTAGATGCCCTGGTGATGTTGGCTGACAGGCAggtggaggacaggagggaggagctACTGGGTGGAGCAGGGGCGGGGCCACATGTGCAGGCCAACATACAGAGGCAGCTCCACCTCTGGACTCTGCGGCAGCAGCTGTACTGCAGGATGAGGGAGAGCTTCCACCACACAG ACCTCCCTGGCCCTCCAAGCAGTGTGTCACTGTTTGTGACCAGTGCCTCTTCCCTGTTTGTGTCCATTCGAGAGCCAAACGGTATCGCCACTGGATTGATCACCCGCTACAGAG TGGAATGGAGCACCTCGACCAACTTCAAGAGTATACTTGGCTCAGCCCAAGTGATCGACACTAAGACCCCCGTCCACAGCATCACAGGACTCAAGACA GGAATGCACTACTTTGTGAGGGTGACCGCCTACAATGTGAAGGGATGGGGCCCGGCTCAGAGCTCCAGCCCAGTGAGTGCTGCCCCCTCCA GCTGGAGGGAGTGTATGGGAGTGAAAACTCCAAGCAGGAACAAGGAGGCTCTAGTCAGGAGACTGTTGGAGCAGACCAGAGAGCCACACTACAAGGGATACTGTATAG AGAGCTCcaagccccagagccccagtaaGCGCCTGTCTATGTCTCGCAGCCTGAAGCTGCTCTTCCAGTCTGCCACCAAGTTTGTCCGTCTCCTACAGAG GGGTGTATACCTGGCAACTGTGTTCTACAGAAAGGAAAACATCCTGGTCACAGCAGATGACCAGCTCCCATTGGTGGAGATCCAGTGCtgctccacctccatctctcagGACTTCCTTTGGTTTGCCAAG tTGTCCTGTGCGTGGCAACAGGTGCCCTGGCTCCAGCAggccctctcctccgctctctcctcctcttcatcactaCTTCAGAACAGGCACAATATCCTGCAGGCTGTAGCACAACTACAG tCCTCTCTGGGGACAGTAGACTTGGGGCAGGTGTACTATGAGCCTCTGAAGGACAGGCAGGGTAATGTCCTGCTGGTGACAGTGAAGGATTGTGCGGCCCACACAAAACCCCCAGACCTCCCTCTCCACTGGGTCCCCCTGGCCTGGCTGGAGAAGAACCGGAGCAGGACCCTCTACT CAGAGCCTACTGCCATGGACACCCTCACAGAGCAGCTCAAG GAGAAGCTGTCCTTCCACAGACACAGTGTCCAGTGGGCCAAGCCGGGCCTGTACGTGGGCATCTTGAAGCTGTGCAGCACAGTGGAGCAGATCAGGGTTCTAGTGCCCCAGAGGCTGCCCAACCTGCTATGCCACGCCAGAATGCGCCACAACCCCCATGTGTCCCG CGATGAATGGGCGTGGTTACAAAGCcacaacatgttaacagccaATGAGGACACAGAGGGTGAGGATGAGACCTCGATGGACATCTCTGGGCTGGGGGAGTTTGTGAGGTCACTCAGGGCCGCTGTCACTCTCCTGTTGACAAAGCTCAACATCCCCCTCTACAGG GCGTATCAGTACGGTGTTTACACTCGGGAGCTGCTGCAGTTTGGGGATAAGATGTCCATGCTGCTCCTGCTGCCCCCTAGTGAAGACTTCAGTTCTAGCTACTGGCCCCTAGTGGGCACCAAGGAGACAGGCCTTACAATGCCACTGCAGATCTTTGAGCTGG TGCACTTCTGGACGTACGAGCAAGACttcctgtctcagtactgtcaggtCTGGGTTCGGTTGGAGCTGGACGCCCATCTGTCCCAGCAGGCTTTGCGAGAAGCTCTGGACACGAAGGAGGTGCAGGAGGCCAGAGACCGCCTTGGTCACATCACTCAGCTCTCACAG GGTCTTGAGGTGGTGTGGCGTGAGGCCCGGTGGATCATGGATGTCCTGCAGTGTGTCCGCTCTAAACAGTGGGTGGGGGCGGTGCCTCTGGGCCTGGTCATGGGAGGAGACCCACCTGCCTGCCcagatgatgaggaggatgacAGGCCTACCACCAGAGTCTGGCCCCAGCGCATACTCTCTCAAAATAAAATATCAG AGAGCATTACCTGTACTGTTACAGATGTTGGTGTCAGCAGTGGGATCTCTGAGCCAATATGTATCCCGGGGGTCCATGAAAAGGCTGTGGGTTTAATTGAGGGGGCTAGCAAAGGGGGGTACCCCGTGGACCTCAGTGCCCAACAGCCTGTTGTGGCGTTCAACAGCCTGGACCAGTCAGGAGTTGGGTTCGACAGTGTGGCCCAATCAGAAGTGGTATATCATAACATTATGGCCCAATCAGAAGTGGCAGATCATGACATTGTGAACCTGCCAGCTGCCTACAGTGGAGAACTGGAGTATCCTCACAGTTTTGTCAGTGATGTGATCCCGCCTCTACCAGAAGTGGACATCATCTTCCCCACACTGAGTCTgatagatgaagagagggaggaggacccTGTACCTGGGAGGATGGATATGTTTGACAGTTTAAGTCTTGGAGTCGGTGAAAGCGAGGCTTTCTGTGGACTAAACTCTGACTTGAAGAGTGGACCTAAGGgttgctctctctctgatgtGCATCATGATACGAACTCACTGACAGCAGGCCTTAGTTTAGGAGACAGAACCTGTGCAGATACACTGTTCTCAGGTCATTTAGATGGGCTGGCCACATCTGCCTCTCTTCCCATTGTGAGGACCACACCTGCCCAGAGCTGGGATTTACCTACAGAGGACACGATGATACATGCTGGCAACAGGGGGGGCAGCATGCCAGCCAGGAGCCAGGTTGAGTGGGAGTGA